One segment of Carassius auratus strain Wakin chromosome 2, ASM336829v1, whole genome shotgun sequence DNA contains the following:
- the LOC113119644 gene encoding nuclear factor of activated T-cells, cytoplasmic 4-like, whose product MGAAPGSGWEEGEFEFKLVFEEDPPRQSRCGPEDSESGQTHQEPADTHLTSAQAGQPVGIPPSAGRRAGMHSPPPRRALVREFSETYESLPARSVQVSESRVLECPSIQITTISPEEDSGPAGGSYWDGGGGWDRERLYLPLLDSYRDVMTGAGSLSPSPSPASSSSSRGWLSPASSCDSLLVEEDELNEAAAHFCLSPSSRPTSPGGKKRRNSPLASPCTSRRNSYSEDLSSLPDTGETSAQSQSPVSCELNIPQKTRKTSLEQMSSRDIEPELTLAQTSPSPLPEVAQLRREPPSLGMDYLSVPPALGWGRTRASAHSPLFRSNALPPLDWPLPSQFDQYELRIEVQPRPHHRAHYETEGSRGAVKASPGGHPVVKLVGYTERQPLSLQVFVGTADDRSIRPHPFYQIHRVTGKMVGTASQESIQAGTKLLDIPLNPENNMTALIDCAGILKLRNSDIELRKGETDVGRKNTRVRLVFRTHIPLSPPIIPPGRVLALQVASLPIECSQRSAQELPVVESISLTSCSAEGGEELLLGGTNFLPTSRVFFMERGSDGKVQWEEEAHVDRDKSDENLLCVRVPAYNDLSLNHPVSVCMYVSNGKRKRSSTHCFKYLPIMFKEERPLLSRPSSLPLEGVTLCPLGSGSTVDVRSDLSAEDRSMSFHLPPYPNEYSDSSHGYQEDYWRKPEVTEDSGGRGALTERHPSFESLELGFTELLPPMYPRASQHLSSSPSPSPWLDSPYLSSSPSPSHSCSLSPFPASSPISTSPLPPLSHSPYPHGPCPQEMCSSPPSNISHYQDLCPPPYCQYESWEHQMRPTERDTGPGLKLEGPPDFTGPSPMQHITLEEVTEFIGEDIRSFQMGSNMDSRPG is encoded by the exons ATGGGGGCCGCGCCGGGCTCGGGCTGGGAGGAGGGAGAGTTCGAGTTCAAGCTCGTGTTCGAGGAGGATCCGCCGCGCCAGAGCCGCTGCGGCCCAGAAGACTCCGAGAGCGGCCAGACGCACCAAGAGCCAGCCG atACCCACTTGACTTCCGCACAGGCTGGCCAACCCGTGGGTATCCCACCGTCAGCCGGTCGCAGGGCTGGGATGCATTCCCCACCCCCCAGACGGGCATTAGTCAGGGAGTTCAGTGAGACTTATGAGAGTCTGCCAGCAAGATCAGTACAG gtTTCTGAGTCTAGAGTGCTTGAGTGCCCCAGCATCCAGATCACCACTATCTCCCCTGAAGAGGACTCAGGTCCAGCAGGGGGAAGTTACTGGGACGGCGGGGGTGGCTGGGACAGGGAGCGTCTATACCTGCCCCTGCTGGACTCTTACCGTGATGTCATGACAGGGGCAGGTTCCCTCAGTCCAAGCCCCAGCCCTGCTTCCAGTTCCTCATCTCGTGGGTGGCTGAGTCCAGCTTCCAGCTGTGATTCTCTCCTGGTGGAGGAGGACGAGCTCAACGAAGCTGCTGCCCACTTCTGCCTATCGCCCTCCTCACGCCCCacgtctcctgggggcaaaaagCGCAGGAACTCCCCACTGGCCTCCCCCTGCACCTCCCGCAGAAACAGCTACTCTGAAGATCTCTCCTCCCTCCCAGACACAGGAGAAACCTCGGCTCAGTCTCAGTCTCCAGTGAGCTGTGAGCTCAACATCCCACAAAAGACCAGGAAGACCTCTCTggaacag ATGTCATCAAGAGATATCGAACCAGAGCTGACCCTCGCTCAGACCTCTCCCAGCCCCCTCCCAGAGGTTGCTCAGCTGAGAAGGGAGCCTCCCTCACTAGGGATGGACTACCTGTCTGTGCCTCCTGCTCTGGGCTGGGGCAGAACCAGGGCCAGCGCTCACAGTCCTCTCTTTAG ATCTAATGCACTGCCGCCGCTTGACTGGCCGCTGCCTTCACAGTTTGATCAGTATGAACTGCGCATAGAGGTACAGCCCAGACCACACCATCGCGCTCATTATGAAACTGAAGGAAGTCGAGGAGCAGTAAAGGCATCACCTGGAGGCCATCCAGTAGTGAAG CTCGTAGGTTATACTGAGAGACAGCCGCTTTCCTTGCAGGTGTTTGTAGGAACTGCTGACGACAGATCAATACGTCCTCATCCTTTTTATCAAATACACAG AGTGACAGGGAAGATGGTTGGCACAGCTAGTCAGGAGAGCATCCAGGCTGGCACCAAACTCCTGGACATCCCACTCAACCCAGAGAACAACATGACTGCCCT CATTGACTGTGCAGGTATTCTAAAGCTGAGGAACTCTGACATTGAACTCCGGAAAGGAGAGACAGATGTAGGGAGGAAGAACACTCGAGTGCGTCTGGTGTTCCGCACACATATTCCTCTGTCTCCACCCATCATCCCCCCAGGACGAGTCTTAGCCCTGCAGGTGGCGTCTTTACCCATTGAATGCT CACAGCGCTCTGCACAGGAACTTCCTGTAGTGGAGTCTATCAGTCTTACTTCCTGTTCAGCAGAGGGAGGCGAGGAACTACTTCTAGGTGGGACCAACTTTCTACCCACCTCCAGAGTTTTCTTTATGGAGAGAGGATCAG atGGCAAAGTCCAGTGGGAGGAGGAGGCACATGTGGACAGGGACAAAAGCGATGAG AATTTGCTATGTGTACGGGTGCCAGCCTATAACGATCTTTCACTGAACCACCCAGTATCTGTCTGCATGTACGTGTCCAatgggaagaggaagaggagcagcACACATTGCTTTAAATATCTGCCCA TCATGTTTAAAGAGGAACGTCCACTGCTGTCCCGTCCTTCTAGCTTGCCCCTGGAAGGGGTGACGCTCTGCCCCTTGGGGAGCGGCAGCACTGTTGACGTGAGGTCAGACCTATCCGCAGAAGACAGAAGCATGTCTTTCCACCTGCCTCCATATCCCAATGAGTACTCTGACTCCTCGCATGGCTACCAGGAGGACTACTGGCGTAAACCAGAAGTTACTGAGGACAGTGGAGGTCGAGGTGCCCTGACCGAAAGGCATCCCAGCTTTGAGAGCCTGGAGCTGGGCTTCACGGAGCTTCTTCCTCCCATGTACCCAAGAGCCTCACAACATCTTTCCTCCTCCCCGTCTCCCTCTCCATGGCTTGACTCGCCCTATCTGTCCTCCTCACCTTCTCCCTCTCACTCTTGCTCTCTGAGCCCATTCCCTGCCAGCAGTCCGATCTCAACTTCACCCCTTcctcctctctctcactccccATATCCACACGGTCCTTGTCCCCAAGAGATGTGTTCCTCACCTCCATCAAACATAAGCCACTATCAGGACCTGTGCCCACCTCCATACTGCCAATACGAGAGCTGGGAGCACCAGATGCGTCCCACTGAAAGAGACACGGGCCCCGGTCTGAAGTTAGAGGGACCCCCGGACTTCACAGGCCCTTCACCGATGCAGCACATCACACTAGAGGAAG TGACTGAATTCATCGGAGAAGATATAAGATCCTTTCAGATGGGGTCAAACATGGACAGTAGACCTGGATGA
- the LOC113119692 gene encoding leukotriene B4 receptor 1-like isoform X2, whose protein sequence is MYCLSDASLTGSDNGNKTNRTDDSIVSNTISVTFGALILSIVFLLGVPGNLFIIWSILARARKRSVTTLLILNLACADGCLMCLTIFFIIYLAKQNWIFGSVMCKLLFYLCNTNMYASIMIITIMSLQRLVAVMWPTYLNACTRRRTVIVVLGGLWIVVFLLALPALMFREEIKNYNGKNRTVCATHHTCPQHVVFQYTLETVVGFLVPYVIIVSSYVCILRRLRQTKFKRKIRSENLIQAIIVTFCIFWLPYHFINIVQVVAALTPEEYPLKIELDKIWQSSRAVTSALAFISSCANPVLYTFAGRSYIKADGLAFMARLFEGTALDYAARKSPQNTDDIRL, encoded by the exons ATGTATTG TCTTTCTGACGCCTCCCTGACGGGATCAGATAATGGGAACAAGACAAACCGTACAGATGACAGCATTGTGAGTAACACTATCTCTGTCACTTTTGGGGCCCTCATCCTCAGCATTGTCTTCCTTCTGGGAGTTCCTGGCAACCTCTTCATTATATGGAGCATCCTAGCACGTGCCCGCAAACGCTCCGTCACCACCCTGCTCATCCTCAACCTGGCTTGTGCAGACGGTTGTCTGATGTGTCTGACGATTTTCTTTATAATATACCTAGCCAAGCAGAACTGGATATTTGGAAGTGTCATGTGCAAGCTGCTTTTTTACTTGTGCAATACAAACATGTATGCTTCTATTATGATCATTACGATAATGAGTCTACAGAGACTAGTGGCAGTGATGTGGCCCACATACTTGAATGCCTGCACTCGTAGACGGACAGTAATAGTTGTGCTTGGAGGCCTGTGGATTGTCGTATTTCTTTTGGCACTTCCTGCTTTGATGTTCAGAGAAGAAATTAAGAATTACAATGGGAAGAACCGCACTGTGTGCGCAACTCATCACACGTGTCCACAGCAT GTGGTATTTCAGTACACACTTGAGACAGTAGTGGGCTTTCTGGTGCCATATGTGATCATAGTCAGCAGTTATGTGTGTATCCTTCGCCGCCTCAGACAGACCAAGTTCAAGAGAAAGATACGAAGTGAGAACCTCATTCAAGCCATTATTGTGACGTTCTGCATCTTTTGGCTTCCCTACCACTTTATTAATATAGTGCAA GTGGTAGCAGCTCTTACACCAGAGGAATACCCACTCAAAATTGA ACTGGATAAAATCTGGCAGTCCAGCCGTGCTGTAACGTCCGCTCTGGCGTTTATCAGTAGCTGTGCCAATCCTGTCCTCTACACGTTTGCTGGACGCTCCTACATCAAAGCTGATGGTCTGGCATTCATGGCCAGACTCTTTGAAGGCACTGCCCTGGACTATGCTGCACGGAAAAGCCCTCAGAACACAGATGACATCAGGCTCTAA
- the LOC113119692 gene encoding leukotriene B4 receptor 1-like isoform X1 — MYCSLSDASLTGSDNGNKTNRTDDSIVSNTISVTFGALILSIVFLLGVPGNLFIIWSILARARKRSVTTLLILNLACADGCLMCLTIFFIIYLAKQNWIFGSVMCKLLFYLCNTNMYASIMIITIMSLQRLVAVMWPTYLNACTRRRTVIVVLGGLWIVVFLLALPALMFREEIKNYNGKNRTVCATHHTCPQHVVFQYTLETVVGFLVPYVIIVSSYVCILRRLRQTKFKRKIRSENLIQAIIVTFCIFWLPYHFINIVQVVAALTPEEYPLKIELDKIWQSSRAVTSALAFISSCANPVLYTFAGRSYIKADGLAFMARLFEGTALDYAARKSPQNTDDIRL; from the exons ATGTATTG CAGTCTTTCTGACGCCTCCCTGACGGGATCAGATAATGGGAACAAGACAAACCGTACAGATGACAGCATTGTGAGTAACACTATCTCTGTCACTTTTGGGGCCCTCATCCTCAGCATTGTCTTCCTTCTGGGAGTTCCTGGCAACCTCTTCATTATATGGAGCATCCTAGCACGTGCCCGCAAACGCTCCGTCACCACCCTGCTCATCCTCAACCTGGCTTGTGCAGACGGTTGTCTGATGTGTCTGACGATTTTCTTTATAATATACCTAGCCAAGCAGAACTGGATATTTGGAAGTGTCATGTGCAAGCTGCTTTTTTACTTGTGCAATACAAACATGTATGCTTCTATTATGATCATTACGATAATGAGTCTACAGAGACTAGTGGCAGTGATGTGGCCCACATACTTGAATGCCTGCACTCGTAGACGGACAGTAATAGTTGTGCTTGGAGGCCTGTGGATTGTCGTATTTCTTTTGGCACTTCCTGCTTTGATGTTCAGAGAAGAAATTAAGAATTACAATGGGAAGAACCGCACTGTGTGCGCAACTCATCACACGTGTCCACAGCAT GTGGTATTTCAGTACACACTTGAGACAGTAGTGGGCTTTCTGGTGCCATATGTGATCATAGTCAGCAGTTATGTGTGTATCCTTCGCCGCCTCAGACAGACCAAGTTCAAGAGAAAGATACGAAGTGAGAACCTCATTCAAGCCATTATTGTGACGTTCTGCATCTTTTGGCTTCCCTACCACTTTATTAATATAGTGCAA GTGGTAGCAGCTCTTACACCAGAGGAATACCCACTCAAAATTGA ACTGGATAAAATCTGGCAGTCCAGCCGTGCTGTAACGTCCGCTCTGGCGTTTATCAGTAGCTGTGCCAATCCTGTCCTCTACACGTTTGCTGGACGCTCCTACATCAAAGCTGATGGTCTGGCATTCATGGCCAGACTCTTTGAAGGCACTGCCCTGGACTATGCTGCACGGAAAAGCCCTCAGAACACAGATGACATCAGGCTCTAA